GCTCATGGCTTTCAGCTTCATCCACCACCCTTACGGTCACTTCGCTCTCTTCCTGAAACTTCGGGAGTACGGCCTCCAGCCAGCAGCGAAAATCAGATTCTGCCGGTAAACCTTCAGTTTTCTCGCAGGCGAGTTGCAAATCGAGAATTACGGTGCTCATTTCTGCTCCTGCGCGGCCAGTTGTAGCGCCAGTGCTTCACGTTTGCGTTCTTCAGCCTGTGCATCACGCCGTTTCTGATCGGCGGCTTCCCAGGCTTCATAAGCGATAACCACCCTGGCCACCACCGGATGACGTACCACATCTTCACTGTGGAAGAAGTTGAAGCTAATCTCTTCGACCTCAGACAGCACTTCAATAGCATGGCGCAGGCCGGATTTAAGGTTACGGGGCAGATCAATCTGCGTCACGTCGCCTGTGATCACCGCTTTGGAGTTAAAGCCAATACGGGTCAGGAACATCTTCATCTGTTCGATGGTGGTGTTCTGGCTTTCATCAAGAATAATAAAGGCGTCGTTCAGCGTACGGCCACGCATATAAGCCAGCGGGGCAACTTCAATCACGTTACGCTCAATCAGCTTCTCCACGCGCTCGAAGCCCAGCATTTCGAACAGGGCGTCGTACAGAGGGCGCAGATAGGGATCGACTTTCTGGCTGAGATCGCCCGGCAGGAAGCCCAGTTTTTCACCGGCTTCCACTGCCGGACGGGTCAGCATGATTCGACGGACTTCCTGACGCTCAAGCGCATCCACGGCAGCGGCTACGGCCAGATAGGTTTTACCTGTCCCCGCAGGACCCACACCGAATGTGATGTCATGGTCGAGAATATTGGCTACGTACTGCGCCTGATTAGGCGTACGCGGTTTGATGACGCCCCGTTTGGTTTTGATGTTCACCGCTTTACCAAACTCCGGCACGCTGTCAGCGCTTTGTTCCAGTACGCGGCTCTCTTTGATAGCCAGGTGGATCTGTTCCGGATCGATATCCGGAATATGCCCACGCACCGGCGCGGTGTCCACATAGAGATCGCGGAGGATTCGGGCGGCGGCATCAACGATCAACGCCTTGCCCACCAGCTTGAAGGCGTTGTCGCGGCGATTGATCTCAATCCCCAGACGACGCTCCAGCTGTTTGATGTTGTCATCAAAAGGACCGCACAGGCTCAGCAGACGAGGGTTGTCGGTCGGCTCTAACGTAATTTCACGTGTTTCAATATTCAAACTAATCCTTTGGGTCGCTCAGGGCCAGTTGAGGATGGCAGGTCATGGGCTATCAACGCCTTTCGCAGGCGGGCCATAAGTGAAGTATTTATGGCACAGCCAAAAGGCGCAAGCACTGAAGAGGATATTTGGGCGTCGCCTTGATAAAGCAAGGGTAAACCGGTGAATTGCTGCGGCGAACCTGCGAAGTCCGCCGCATTTATTCGGGGATTCAAGGCTGGAAGGACCCCACGCCCAGCTCGTCTTCTTTGCGCGTACGGGCGATAACAGATGAAGGGGCTTCAGCAATGCGCAGGTTCATTTGCTCTTCTTTCAGCACTACCACACCACGCATTGAGTTTGGGTGAACTTCGATAATTTCCACATCTACGAATTTACCAATCAGCTCTGGCGTGCCTTCAAAGTTAACCACCCGGTTACACTCTGTGCGTCCGGCAAGCTCCATCACATTCCTGCGGGAAACCCTCTCCACCAGGATGCGCTGTACGGTCCCCAGCTTGCTCCGGCTCCAGCGCATCACCTGCTGATTGATACGCTCCTGCAGGATCCACAGCCGCTGTTTTTTCTCTTCTTCACTGACATCATCCGGCAAATCCGCTGCCGGCGTGCCCGGACGGGCAGAATAGATGAAGCTGAAGCTGGTATCGAAGTTCACTTCGCCGATCAGCTTCATGGTCTGTTCAAAGTCCTGCTGCGTTTCACCAGGGAAGCCGATAATAAAGTCGGAACTCATCTGGATATCAGGGCGCGCCGCCAGCAGTTTGCGAACGATCGCTTTGTACTCAAGCGCGGTGTGGGCGCGTTTCATCAGCGTCAGAATACGGTCTGCACCGCTTTGTACCGGCAGATGCAGGAAACTCACCAGCTCAGGCGTATCACGATAGACTTCGATAATGTCATCGGTGAACTCGATAGGGTGGCTGGTGGTAAAGCGAATGCGGTCGATACCGTCGATAGCCGCTACAAGACGAAGCAGATCGGCAAAAGAGCATATCCCGCCATCAAAGGTTGGCCCGCGCCAGGCATTGACGTTCTGGCCGAGCAGATTGACCTCACGTACGCCCTGTGACGCCAGTTGGGCAATTTCAAACAGGATATCGTCACCTGGACGGCTGACCTCTTCTCCGCGCGTATAGGGCACCACGCAGAACGTACAATACTTATTGCAGCCTTCCATGATGGATACGAAAGCAGAAGGGCCATCAGCACGCGGTTCCGGCAGGCGATCGAACTTCTCTATTTCCGGGAAGCTGATGTCAACCACCGGGCTTTTGGTGCCGCGAACGGTATTGATCATCTCTGGCAGGCGGTGAAGAGTCTGTGGGCCAAATACAATATCCACACAGGGGGCGCGCTGACGAATATGTTCGCCTTCCTGCGATGCAACGCAGCCGCCCACACCGATGACCAGGTCGGGATTTTTCTCTTTGAGCAGTTTCCAGCGACCAAGCTGATGGAAAACTTTTTCCTGAGCCTTTTCACGAATAGAACAGGTGTTGAGCAGCAGTACATCGGCTTCTTCGGCAACCTCTGTCAGGGTATAGCCGTGCGTGCTGTTTAACAGGTCTGCCATTTTGGATGAGTCATACTCATTCATCTGGCAACCCCAGGTTTTAATAAGAAGTTTTTTTGTCATCTGCTTGCCATTTATCATACTGGAGGGTTTGCCGGGCTCGTAAAATCAGGCTTTGCTGAGGTTTTGAACAGCGCAAGGGCTTTTCTGTTGGCAACCTCCTGTCGGCCCACAAAAATCCGGTACACTAAGGGTAACAGAATTGGCCCTGCGAAGGGTAGGTGTGGGGCGCAAGGATGTCCTTAAGGACAGGAAAAAAATAATGACTGAGATAATGCAAAAATGGGATGTCGCCGTTGTGGGCGGTGGAATGGTGGGGGCAGCTCTGGCCAGTGGACTGACGGCTCAGGGGTTCAGGGTGGCCGTGCTGGAACAGCAGGAACCGGCTGAGTTTGATCCTGCCAGCAATCCTGATGTGCGGATCTCCGCGCTGGGAGCAGCCTCTGTAGCCCTGCTGAAACAGCTTGATGTCTGGCCGCGGGTGCAGGCGATGCGCGCGGCTCCTTACCGCAAGCTGGAAACCTGGGAGTGGCATACCGCGCAGGTAAGTTTCGATGCCGAATCGCTGGGCCTGCCAGAACTGGGTTATATGGTGGAGAACAGCGTATTGCAGCTGGCATTGTGGCAACGTCTTCAGGAACAGAACGTGGCGTTAATTTGCCCGGCCAGACTGAAAGCGATGGCACCCTGCAATGGCGGCTGGCAGTTAACGCTGGAGAATGGAGAAAAAATTTCTACCAGGCTGGTCATAGGTGCCGATGGCGCAAATTCGAAAGTCCGGCAACTGGCGGGTTTGGGCATCAAAGGCTGGAACTATGCCCAGGCCTGCATGCTGATTAGCGTCCGCTGTGAGCAGGAAGCGGGCGATTGCACCTGGCAGCAGTTCACTCCTGACGGGCCAAGAGCTTTCCTGCCGCTATCCGATCGTTGGGCCTCGCTGGTCTGGTATGACAGTCCCGCTCGTATTCGCCAGCTCCAGGCGATGCCGATGGCGCAACTCAGCCAGGAGATTAAGACTCATTTCCCGGCTCGTTTAGGGCATGTCACACCGGTGGTTGCCGGCTCTTTCCCGTTAGTACGTCGTCACGCTACGCAGTATGTCTTACCGGGCCTGGCGCTGGTGGGCGATGCTGCGCATACCATCAATCCTCTTGCCGGGCAGGGCGTGAATCTCGGCTATCGCGATGTTGATGCGCTGATTGATACCCTGGTGGCATCAAGGGATCGTGCTGAAGACTGGGCTTCGCAGGGCGTATTGCAACGCTATCAGCGAAAACGTCACAAAGACAATATGCTGATGCAAAGCGGTATGGATCTGTTCTATTTTGCTTTCAGTACTCCAATAGCGCCGCTGCGTATTGTTCGTAATCTCGGCCTGATGGTTGCTGAACGTTCCGGCGTGCTGAAGCGGCAGGCATTGAAATACGCGCTGGGTTTATAGAAGGGGGCTTTGGACAGAACAGGATAATGCTGTCAGGCAGAAGAGTGGATCATTTTTTCGTCCCTGCACAGGCCAGTTTCGTTATCAGCTTCTGCCCTTACTAAAGACCGCATTAAAAATTGACAGGGAAGAGCGCGAGGCGATGAGCAAAGCATCGTGGGCAGGGAGGCCAGTGCTGAGCCATCAGGGAGTTTTAACGGTGACCTGACGTTTCTCTCTGAGCTTGCCTCTGGAATAGTCAGACGTAAAAAAGCCCGCGTTAGCGGGCTTCGTTACTTTTGGCTGGGGTGCAGGGATTCGAACCCCGGAATGCTGGTATCAGAAACCAGTGCCTTACCGCTTGGCGACACCCCAATTAGGTGTTGCGATCTGCACTGCAAATCGTCTTTTTTATGGCTGGGGTGCAGGGATTCGAACCCCGGAATGCTGGTATCAGAAACCAGTGCCTTACCGCTTGGCGACACCCCAATAAAATTGGTGGCTACTACGGGAATCGAACCTGTGACCCCAGCATTATGAGTGCTGTGCTCTAACCAGCTGAGCTAAGTAGCCTAATTTTACTGCGTCTAACTGTAGTACATTTTTCTGAACTGGCTGGGATACCTGGATTCGAACCAGGGAATGCCGGTATCAAAAACCGGTGCCTTACCGCTTGGCGATATCCCAATGTCCGTTTCAAAGCACAAAACCATTCAAAAACTGGCTGGGGTACCTGGATTCGAACCAGGGAATGCCGGTATCAAAAACCGGTGCCTTACCGCTTGGCGATACCCCATCCGTGCAAAGCCGTTTACGGAAATGGTGCGGGAGGCGAGACTTGAACTCGCACACCTTGCGGCGCCAGAACCTAAATCTGGTGCGTCTACCAATTTCGCCACTCCCGCAAAAAAGATGGTGGCTACGACGGGAATCGAACCTGTGACCCCAGCATTATGAGTGCTGTGCTCTAACCAGCTGAGCTACGTAGCCATCTTTTTGCGCGTTACCTTCATCGGCGTTGCGGGGCGCATTATGCGGAGTTGACCATGAAGCGTCAACAAGTTTTTTGACGTTTTTACCCTTAAACGTGTTGTTTGGCTGGCTTATAACCAGCATGACGAATAAATCAACAAATTCTGAGGGTAACCCACAAATTTCATAAAAATAACGGGCCGGTAGCGGCCCGTTCAGTCATCTCTGTCCGACTGTTATTTATAAGCAGACTGGTGAACGCCTACGGCACGACCTGAGGGATCGTCCATGGTTTTAAAGGCTTCGTCCCATTCAATGGCTTTCGCAGAAGAACAGGCCACTGAAGGGCCACCAGGCACGCATTCGGCCGCGCTGGCTACCGGGAACTGCTCTTCGAAGATTTCACGGTACAAATAGCCTTCTTTAGAGGTTGGCGTGTTGTACGGGAAACGGAAATGCGCGGTTTGCAGCTGCTGGTCCGTGACTTGTTGAGCGGCCACTTCTTTCAGCGTATCAATCCAGCTGTAGCCGACACCGTCAGAGAACTGCTCTTTCTGGCGCCATGCCACACTTTCCGGCAGGTAAGAGGAGAAACATTCACGCAGAATATGTTTTTCCATTTTGCCGTTTGGACCACACATTTTGTCCGCCGGGTTAATGCGCATCGCCACATCAAGAAATTTCTTGTCCAGGAAAGGAACGCGAGCTTCCACACCCCAGGCTGACATCGCTTTGTTGGCACGGGCACAGTCAAACATGTGCAGAGCCAGCAGCTTACGCACGTTCTCTTCGTGGAATTCTTTAGCATCAGGCGCTTTATGGAAATAGAGGTAGCCGCCAAATACTTCATCAGCCCCTTCACCTGACAGGACCATTTTGATGCCCATCGCTTTAATTTTACGGGACATCAGGTACATCGGTGTGGAAGCGCGGATGGTCGTCACATCATAGGTTTCGATGTGATAGATAACATCGCGGATTGCATCCAGGCCTTCCTGCACGGTGAAGTGAATTTCGTGGTGCACGGTTCCCAGATGTTCAGCAACGGATTTGGCTGCTTTCAGATCGGGAGATCCTTCCAGGCCTACCGCGAAAGAGTGCAGCTGTGGCCACCAGGCTTCGCTCTTATCCTGATCTTCAATACGCTTGGCGGCATATTTTTTGGTCACGGCAGAGATAATTGAAGAGTCCAGACCACCTGACAGCAGCACGCCATAAGGAACGTCAGACATCAGATGACTTTTAACCGCCTCTTCCAGCGCGTCTTTCAGAGCAACCTTGTCGGTTTTGTTGTGCTCTACGGCTTCGTAGCTGAACCAGTCGCGCTGCCAGTAACGGCGGATTTCACCGTCGGTGCTGGAGAGGTAGCTTCCCGGTGGGAATTCTTTGATCGATTTACAGACCGGCACCAGGGCTTTCATCTCTGAAGCCACGAACAGGTTGCCATGCTCATCGTTACCCATGTAAAGCGGGATAATGCCGATGTGGTCACGACCGATCAGGTAAGTATTTTTTACGCTGTCATACAGGATGAAGGCAAACATGCCCTGCAGGTCATCCAGGAAATCAACGCCTTTTTCCTGATACAGCGCCAGGATCACTTCACAGTCTGATTCTGTCTGGAACTCATAACGATCGCTCAGCTCTGCACGCAGCGCCTGATGGTTATAGATTTCACCGTTCACCGCCAGGACATGGGTATGGTCTGCGTTGTACAGCGGCTGTGCGCCGTTGTTGACGTCGACAATAGACAAACGCTCATGCGCAAGGATGGCATTGTCACCGGCATAGACACCTGACCAGTCCGGGCCACGGTGACGCATAAGACGAGAAAGCTCCAGGGCTTTCTTACGCAGTTCAACAGGATCGCTCTTGAGATCCAATACGCCAAAAATAGAACACATAGCTAACTCCCTAACGACATCCCTGAACGGTGATGATGGTGGTTCGTGAAAAAGAATGGCGACAGTTATCGCCCGATGTATAAGAAAATGCTCTATATCATCGGTGCGGGCAAGTATTTTAGCCATTCTCTGAAAAATAGCCTGTTGACCTGACTCAAACTTTGACGAATGTTCAGTGAAAGGGAGGTTTTATTAGTGGATATGCAATTTTTTAGTCAGGGTGGTTAATAAGTGAGCAGCCGGAAGGCAAAGAAAAACCCGACGCGAAGGCCGGGTTGATAAATCAGATAATGTCGATGTCCGCCACCGAGGGGTAAATCCAGCTGGGGCGGAATGGCATGGCGTCGACGTCACTCAGCGTGGACACACCGGAAAGCACCAGAATGGTTTCCAGCCCGGCCTGGAAGCCAGCGAGAATATCGGTGCGCAGATTATCACCGACAATCACCGTTTCTTCCGAATGGGCCTGCATTTTATTCAGGGCAGCACGGATAATCCACGGGCTTGGCTTACCGACGTAGAAAGGTTGCCTTCCCGAAATTTTCTCTATGCCGGCACACAGCGCGCCGCAGCCAGGTACAAATCCACGAGCGTGAGTATCGGGGTTTGTGGCAATAAAGCGTGCACCGTTGGCCACGAAGTAGGCGGCTTTATGCATCATGTCCCAGTTGTATGAGCGGGTTTCACCGACGATAACAAAATCCGGATTGATATCAGTGATGGTAAAACCGGCTTTATACAGCTCGTGGATCAATGCACCTTCGCCCACCACATAGGCCTTTTTACCTTCCTGACGACGCAGGAAATCGGCGGTGGCCATCGCTGAGGTATAGAAGACGCTGTCGGGTAGATCGATCCCTGCCGAAGCAAAGCGATTAGCCAGATCCAGCGACGTCTGGGAAGGGTAGTTGGTCAGCACCACCAGCGGCATTCCTTTTTCCATGATCCTTTGCAGGAATTCACTGGCGCCAGGGACTGCGGTGTTGTCGTGCATCAGAACGCCATCTATATCGCAAATGACGTTTTTGATGGTGCTCATTTCACTGTCTGTCAGGGTCTTAGCGCTCATTAACCTTCCAGTAAATGTTGTAACAGGATGCCGTTAAGCATGGCACGTTTAGCCAGCGCAAAAGCGCCAATGGCTGAACGATGATCGATTTCAGAGCGTACCACCGGGAGATTTTTACGGAAAGCTTTCAGAACCTGCGTATTGATACAGCCTTCAATGGCTGCCAGCAGCACTTTTTCGGCTTCCGTAATTTCTCCGGCAATGACCACTTTCTGCGGATTGAACAGGTTGATGGCAATGGCGATGGCTTTGCCCAGATGACGGCCAACATAGTCAATCACCTCCACGGCCAGCGCATCGCCACGGTTGGCGGCTTTGCAGATTTGCGGCATATGGCAGTCATCAAGACTCAGCGAACTTGGATAGCCCTGAGTGAGCAGATGGCGCACCCGGTTTTCAATCGCGCCGTTAGCCGCAATGGTTTCCAGGCAGCCGAAATTCCCACAGTGGCAGCGCTCACCCAGGGGATCGACCTGAATATGGCCCAGCTCGCCAACGTTGCCATTACTGCCAAGGAAAATATGACCATTGGCAATAATCCCG
This genomic window from Erwinia sp. E_sp_B01_1 contains:
- a CDS encoding PhoH family protein, yielding MNIETREITLEPTDNPRLLSLCGPFDDNIKQLERRLGIEINRRDNAFKLVGKALIVDAAARILRDLYVDTAPVRGHIPDIDPEQIHLAIKESRVLEQSADSVPEFGKAVNIKTKRGVIKPRTPNQAQYVANILDHDITFGVGPAGTGKTYLAVAAAVDALERQEVRRIMLTRPAVEAGEKLGFLPGDLSQKVDPYLRPLYDALFEMLGFERVEKLIERNVIEVAPLAYMRGRTLNDAFIILDESQNTTIEQMKMFLTRIGFNSKAVITGDVTQIDLPRNLKSGLRHAIEVLSEVEEISFNFFHSEDVVRHPVVARVVIAYEAWEAADQKRRDAQAEERKREALALQLAAQEQK
- the miaB gene encoding tRNA (N6-isopentenyl adenosine(37)-C2)-methylthiotransferase MiaB, whose amino-acid sequence is MTKKLLIKTWGCQMNEYDSSKMADLLNSTHGYTLTEVAEEADVLLLNTCSIREKAQEKVFHQLGRWKLLKEKNPDLVIGVGGCVASQEGEHIRQRAPCVDIVFGPQTLHRLPEMINTVRGTKSPVVDISFPEIEKFDRLPEPRADGPSAFVSIMEGCNKYCTFCVVPYTRGEEVSRPGDDILFEIAQLASQGVREVNLLGQNVNAWRGPTFDGGICSFADLLRLVAAIDGIDRIRFTTSHPIEFTDDIIEVYRDTPELVSFLHLPVQSGADRILTLMKRAHTALEYKAIVRKLLAARPDIQMSSDFIIGFPGETQQDFEQTMKLIGEVNFDTSFSFIYSARPGTPAADLPDDVSEEEKKQRLWILQERINQQVMRWSRSKLGTVQRILVERVSRRNVMELAGRTECNRVVNFEGTPELIGKFVDVEIIEVHPNSMRGVVVLKEEQMNLRIAEAPSSVIARTRKEDELGVGSFQP
- the ubiF gene encoding 3-demethoxyubiquinol 3-hydroxylase, which translates into the protein MTEIMQKWDVAVVGGGMVGAALASGLTAQGFRVAVLEQQEPAEFDPASNPDVRISALGAASVALLKQLDVWPRVQAMRAAPYRKLETWEWHTAQVSFDAESLGLPELGYMVENSVLQLALWQRLQEQNVALICPARLKAMAPCNGGWQLTLENGEKISTRLVIGADGANSKVRQLAGLGIKGWNYAQACMLISVRCEQEAGDCTWQQFTPDGPRAFLPLSDRWASLVWYDSPARIRQLQAMPMAQLSQEIKTHFPARLGHVTPVVAGSFPLVRRHATQYVLPGLALVGDAAHTINPLAGQGVNLGYRDVDALIDTLVASRDRAEDWASQGVLQRYQRKRHKDNMLMQSGMDLFYFAFSTPIAPLRIVRNLGLMVAERSGVLKRQALKYALGL
- the asnB gene encoding asparagine synthase B, yielding MCSIFGVLDLKSDPVELRKKALELSRLMRHRGPDWSGVYAGDNAILAHERLSIVDVNNGAQPLYNADHTHVLAVNGEIYNHQALRAELSDRYEFQTESDCEVILALYQEKGVDFLDDLQGMFAFILYDSVKNTYLIGRDHIGIIPLYMGNDEHGNLFVASEMKALVPVCKSIKEFPPGSYLSSTDGEIRRYWQRDWFSYEAVEHNKTDKVALKDALEEAVKSHLMSDVPYGVLLSGGLDSSIISAVTKKYAAKRIEDQDKSEAWWPQLHSFAVGLEGSPDLKAAKSVAEHLGTVHHEIHFTVQEGLDAIRDVIYHIETYDVTTIRASTPMYLMSRKIKAMGIKMVLSGEGADEVFGGYLYFHKAPDAKEFHEENVRKLLALHMFDCARANKAMSAWGVEARVPFLDKKFLDVAMRINPADKMCGPNGKMEKHILRECFSSYLPESVAWRQKEQFSDGVGYSWIDTLKEVAAQQVTDQQLQTAHFRFPYNTPTSKEGYLYREIFEEQFPVASAAECVPGGPSVACSSAKAIEWDEAFKTMDDPSGRAVGVHQSAYK
- a CDS encoding HAD-IIA family hydrolase, translating into MSTIKNVICDIDGVLMHDNTAVPGASEFLQRIMEKGMPLVVLTNYPSQTSLDLANRFASAGIDLPDSVFYTSAMATADFLRRQEGKKAYVVGEGALIHELYKAGFTITDINPDFVIVGETRSYNWDMMHKAAYFVANGARFIATNPDTHARGFVPGCGALCAGIEKISGRQPFYVGKPSPWIIRAALNKMQAHSEETVIVGDNLRTDILAGFQAGLETILVLSGVSTLSDVDAMPFRPSWIYPSVADIDII